GTTGATTGTATTCGGATTAGACGGGATTGAAGTCAATCACCCGGACAACGATGAGGTACAAAAAATGCGCTACAGCAAGTGGGCAGCACAATACGGACTTGTTGTAACCGGCGGTTCTGATTTCCATGGTTGGCGTGGAGAGGAGCCGTTTCATGCGATGCTCGGCTCTCATACCGCAGAGATGGATGCTGTTGAACAGCTACGGGCGATTGCGGCGAAGCGGAAGGCGTAATTCATCCATACGTAATGGAAACGACCCTCTTCTCTTTTATGGGAAGAGGGTTTTTGGTGAACTTAAAACAATACGAGCAGAAATGATATCCCTAACCACAAGCATAGGGGGGTGAATAATGCCGTATCTTGACGGGCAAACTTCGTATTTTTTACTTTTTTAAAAAAGCCAATGTAGTTGAAGTCTCCCACAGCGCGCAGGACAAATACAGCGGCACAGACAATGCATCCCCATTGAATCAAAGCAGGGGCTAGGACGGGCGGGAGATAACCACTCTGGGCAAGCAAAAGGTAAGCGGCACAAGTGAGCAAGCAGGCAACGACGACCGTTCCGCCTTTCCCAGGCGAAAAAGTCGGGCGTGAATGATCTGCTGTGGTGGGAATGACGGAATCAGTCCCCCATTTTCCTCCGAAGGCCCAATAAAAATGCAGCAAGGACACGATGACTAAGAAGAGAGCGGATGAGATTGGGAAAACGTGTGTCATGGGAAAGCCTCCTATTGATTTGTAAGGATTTATTTACAAAAGATACGCATCCGTATGTTTTGGGTGAAAATATCCCTGCGCAAGACCATCTGTCAGGCAGGAAGGGGGTAATCAAATCCAAGTCATAAAATGATCCAAGGGTGCGGACATATCAAAAGGCGCTTCCAGATCTCTGCGCACAAGCCAGCCAATATAGAGGAGGTACGCGAGTTGAGCACGTGTCTTTGCATCAGTGGGAGCCAGCCCTTTTTTCTCATACAGGGCGGCTACGAAGCCGATCCTGCGCTGCTCGATTTCCACGAGACGTTTGGAAAGGGCAGAATGCTGTTTCGCCCAGTTGTAGATAGCGGCTTCGATTTTTCGCTCGCTGCTAAAAGCGCTCGACAACAGCTGTTCCAACGACATGCTGTCCGAGTGTGGCGCTCGAATGATCCGCTCGGTCGCATGCTCCTCCCAATAATCGATCATGGAGTCCAGTAGCGCTTGACGATCTGGAAAGTGATGATAAAAGCTTCCTTTGCTGATGTTTAGTTTTCTGGCGAGAGGTTCCACACGAACAGCGTCAATGCCTGCTTCAGCCAACATATCGAGCCCTGCCCGAATCCAATCTTCACGTACGTATTGCATGGTTCACCTCAAAAGATACGGTATCGTATGTTCCTGGTTCCATGTTATTCCACTGGTTGAGATGTGTCAAGAAGCGTTGCTTTTTGATGGAGAAAGTAGCAGAGGGCAACCGCAGGTGATTTCATACCTTTATCGGGTACCAATGAAAAACAACCTCGCTTCGCATGATGATCATAACGAAGACGAGGTTGTTTTTTCGAATGAGGGAATAGAGCTGCACGCAGCTTCTGTTATTCTCGAATGGATTTGACCATCGCAATATGTTCGATACCCGCATCGTCAAACAAGTCGCCAAAAGGTTCATAGCCGAGCTTTTCATAAAACCGTTGGGCTTGCGTCTGCGCGTTCAGCTTCAGGCTGTCAAACCCGTGTTGTTTGGCCAGCTCTTCCATCGCGAGCATGATTTTGCGGCCGAGTCCAGTACCGCGTTCTGTTTTGGCAACCGCCACCCGTTCAATTTTTCCTACCCCAGGTGCGTAGGTGCGGATACGGCTTGCGCCCACTGGCTTTCCATCGCGGTAGGCTACAAAATGAATCGTCCCGCCATCCAGTGTGTCATGCTCATCGATTTCCAAGTCTTCTGGTACTTCCTGTTCTTCAATGAAAACGACTCGACGCACGGACAGGGCATCCGCCAATTCTTGTACAGTGGTGACTCTTTGGATCTGGTAGGTTTGCAGGTTCATCGGTATTCGTCCTTTGTTAGAAAATATCCCTCCCTACAATAGACACGCAGGGAGGGTTCATATTGGAGGAAAGGGTGTTTATTTTTTGAGAAGGAAAGTCTGGTAAACGCTCCAGATGCCATCCTCGAGTTGATAAACCAAGTGGAAGCGATCAATCTCGCTGTTTAGGTCAATTTTTGCCATGCTCAGTTGGCCGGTTACATCCCGCAGCTCATCGTCGGACAGGTCGCGCCCGATGGTCAGATGCGGTACGTATGCGTAGGTTTCTTTTTCATTCACACACTGATTGGCAATCTTTTGATGCAGCTCGTTAAATGGTTCTTTGTTTTGCACAGCCAAATAGATCACGTTGTTGGTAGGGTGGAAAGAAGATACCCGATGGAAATGAGCCGAAAAGCTGTCGGTAGAGGAGGCAACCTGCTCCAGATGGCTCACCAGCTCAGGAAGCTTGGCTTCGTCCAGCTCAAAGGCTTCCTTCAAACGGATATACGGAGGAACCAAAGCATAGCCCGGGTCATAACGTTTCCGGTAAGAGTTCGCTACTTCTTGCACCTTGCTAGATGGGAATATTACGATACTGTACATCATCAGAACCACTCCTCCTTACTATCTATCATGCTCTACAAGATATTATTTTAACAGAAAATTCTTCATTTGTGTAATGTTAAGCGCTGGTCTGTATATTCCTTGCGCCAAAGGAAAGACTGTGTAGTGCAAGGAGGTGCCGCACTGCATGTATACGGCAATGATGATCACATTCATTTTTCTCGTTCTGCTTCTACTGTCTGTGCTGACCTTCACGATCTTGACTGCGATACGAAAAGGAGAATTCGAAGAGGCACTCGTATCGACTATCAAGGATGAAGGTCCACAAGAAGAACAGCCACGGTAAGTTTACCCGTAAAGCGTCTTTAATATACGCGGTAGATTGTGCTGCCAGTGGCCCCACGTATGGTCACCCTCAAACGTTTCATAAACGAGGGTGGCTTTTTTCATGCTCAAAATCTCGCGTAGCTCCTCATTGGCCGCTAGAAGATTCAATGTGCCGCGGCCCGTGCTTACTGCCGTTTCCTCCGTTCCGATCTCCAAATAAAAGGTTTGCGGTACGGAAAAGTCAGCGTCAGCTACCAGCCGATTTAACTTTGCATCCATGGCAATCGACTGACAGGCAACTTGTCCAAACGTATGTGGATAGTGAAGAGCCGTGAACAGAGAGACAACCCCGCCCAAAGATTCGCCTAGAAGTGTTCGTGCGTTTCCCAAAGGATGTGTGGAGTAATGCGTATCGACATAGCTCACGACTTCATCGGCGAGGAAGCGACGGTAGGCCATATGCTCCTTACCATCCGGATGATAACGGTCGTTCCGTTTGCTTTTCTCGACAGGGAGAAAGACAGCGATGATATCAGGCAATTCTTTGTCCCGATTCAATTGATCCAGCAAAGAAGCCATCCTGCCCATTGCCAAGTAATCTTCTCCATCCTGTACGTAGAGGACTGGATACGAGTAAAGTGGCGAGTAGCGTTGGGGTGTGTAGACAACCAGCTTTTCCGGCATCCCCAAATGCCGGCTTTCCAAGATGATTTCCTCAAGGGCCACTGCGGTGTCCTCCTTATTGGGATATTCCTTTCTTTATTATACAGGAGCGAGCGGGCATGCCCAACAGTTTGGGTGCAGGGGCAGTCAGGTTGTAGGCGAAAGATTGTCGCAATTTGGTCAGCGTGTGATACTATGATAGAAACGACTTCACTCGATTTGTGGAAGGGGTTGTCTCTTATATGAAGAAGCAAGTACACAGCACCGAAGTCAGAAACGCTGCTCTCGCACGTTTGGCAGAACGCGG
The window above is part of the Brevibacillus antibioticus genome. Proteins encoded here:
- a CDS encoding DUF3995 domain-containing protein, producing the protein MTHVFPISSALFLVIVSLLHFYWAFGGKWGTDSVIPTTADHSRPTFSPGKGGTVVVACLLTCAAYLLLAQSGYLPPVLAPALIQWGCIVCAAVFVLRAVGDFNYIGFFKKVKNTKFARQDTALFTPLCLWLGISFLLVLF
- a CDS encoding YjcG family protein, whose amino-acid sequence is MMYSIVIFPSSKVQEVANSYRKRYDPGYALVPPYIRLKEAFELDEAKLPELVSHLEQVASSTDSFSAHFHRVSSFHPTNNVIYLAVQNKEPFNELHQKIANQCVNEKETYAYVPHLTIGRDLSDDELRDVTGQLSMAKIDLNSEIDRFHLVYQLEDGIWSVYQTFLLKK
- a CDS encoding TetR/AcrR family transcriptional regulator, coding for MQYVREDWIRAGLDMLAEAGIDAVRVEPLARKLNISKGSFYHHFPDRQALLDSMIDYWEEHATERIIRAPHSDSMSLEQLLSSAFSSERKIEAAIYNWAKQHSALSKRLVEIEQRRIGFVAALYEKKGLAPTDAKTRAQLAYLLYIGWLVRRDLEAPFDMSAPLDHFMTWI
- a CDS encoding alpha/beta hydrolase, coding for MALEEIILESRHLGMPEKLVVYTPQRYSPLYSYPVLYVQDGEDYLAMGRMASLLDQLNRDKELPDIIAVFLPVEKSKRNDRYHPDGKEHMAYRRFLADEVVSYVDTHYSTHPLGNARTLLGESLGGVVSLFTALHYPHTFGQVACQSIAMDAKLNRLVADADFSVPQTFYLEIGTEETAVSTGRGTLNLLAANEELREILSMKKATLVYETFEGDHTWGHWQHNLPRILKTLYG
- a CDS encoding GNAT family N-acetyltransferase; the protein is MNLQTYQIQRVTTVQELADALSVRRVVFIEEQEVPEDLEIDEHDTLDGGTIHFVAYRDGKPVGASRIRTYAPGVGKIERVAVAKTERGTGLGRKIMLAMEELAKQHGFDSLKLNAQTQAQRFYEKLGYEPFGDLFDDAGIEHIAMVKSIRE